One Mycobacteroides salmoniphilum DNA segment encodes these proteins:
- a CDS encoding deaminase encodes MASEKDMRKWMRMAVELGKQSVSENELNPHVGAVVVKDGEVIGSGYRGQTGEGDHAEYGVLTSLADADLNGALVFTTLEPCSKRNHPKIPCATRLVEAGVSEVWIGLYDPNPVIYRQGWRILRDAGVQLHDFPFDLRDEIAVDNADFINQYKMATGDAGQVTFDSHATASGIVVKSSIGEFKIHTSPMGLGGVWLIDNSHNVAEVRYGLDFDEIDDPGTLVFGGSHYAALGPHQMACLRSQNGYLLLKNVSSRGSNVIDLLYQVRGRPSA; translated from the coding sequence GTGGCGTCTGAAAAAGACATGCGTAAATGGATGCGTATGGCCGTCGAGTTAGGCAAGCAGAGCGTTTCAGAGAACGAGTTGAATCCTCACGTCGGCGCGGTGGTCGTAAAGGACGGTGAGGTCATCGGCTCCGGCTACCGGGGTCAGACGGGCGAGGGTGACCACGCCGAGTACGGCGTATTGACGAGCCTTGCGGATGCGGACCTCAACGGCGCCTTAGTGTTCACGACCCTTGAGCCATGCTCGAAGCGTAACCACCCCAAAATCCCTTGTGCAACAAGACTCGTAGAAGCCGGTGTCAGTGAAGTTTGGATCGGGCTTTACGATCCAAACCCAGTGATCTATCGCCAGGGCTGGCGAATTCTGCGCGATGCCGGGGTCCAGCTGCACGACTTCCCGTTCGACTTGCGGGATGAAATCGCAGTTGACAATGCCGATTTCATCAACCAGTACAAGATGGCCACCGGTGACGCGGGCCAGGTTACGTTCGATAGTCACGCGACAGCGAGCGGCATCGTTGTGAAAAGCTCCATCGGTGAATTCAAAATTCACACTAGCCCGATGGGTTTGGGCGGGGTATGGCTGATCGACAATAGCCACAACGTTGCGGAGGTTCGTTACGGTCTTGATTTCGACGAGATTGACGATCCGGGAACCCTCGTTTTCGGCGGCAGCCACTATGCGGCGCTGGGGCCTCACCAGATGGCTTGTCTTCGAAGTCAAAACGGATACTTGTTGCTCAAGAACGTTTCGAGTCGAGGGTCTAACGTGATCGACCTGCTATATCAGGTGCGTGGTCGTCCTTCGGCCTAG
- a CDS encoding FAD-dependent oxidoreductase, which produces MPAAKAPPLRVMVVGAGVGGISIARGLLRDGHDVTVYEQRPDVHAGGGAVTIWSNGATVLRQLGVDMDRAGQQLSTVRVMTSTGRPLATLDVATIADRLGEPVRMVPRHVLLERLLKDFPAERIRCNARAVAVVSNGDGARVEFADGSVAEGDLVIGADGRHSMVRDVVGAGRGEPTGWCSWQGLTTLPNGADEHVAFVVIGEHGSLGLWPAGGSEVQWWFDLPWSSGFVRPARPIDMIRSTFAGWSEPVDRVLATLTDDDLAHSPYPHFRHPIPRPGHGALTLLGDAAHTMPPTLAQGANQALLDTMVLCKAVSEFQRGANTDLPDALRWYEKTRRRRAAAVSRVASLQVSHGETVLRTAAMVSDRFMTWALATFLQSVSHRRMAADIDRGHTADTACRP; this is translated from the coding sequence ATGCCAGCAGCGAAGGCGCCGCCGCTGCGGGTCATGGTCGTCGGCGCCGGTGTCGGCGGTATCTCCATCGCCCGGGGGCTGTTGCGCGACGGCCATGACGTCACCGTTTACGAGCAGCGCCCGGACGTACACGCGGGCGGCGGCGCGGTGACCATCTGGTCGAACGGCGCGACGGTGCTCAGACAGCTGGGCGTTGATATGGACCGGGCCGGCCAACAACTGTCCACGGTGCGGGTGATGACCTCGACGGGGCGCCCGCTGGCCACTTTGGACGTGGCCACGATCGCCGACCGGCTGGGCGAGCCGGTTCGGATGGTCCCGCGTCATGTCCTGCTTGAGCGGCTGCTGAAAGACTTTCCGGCGGAACGTATTCGGTGTAATGCCCGGGCCGTCGCAGTGGTGAGCAACGGCGACGGGGCTCGGGTCGAGTTCGCGGATGGCAGCGTGGCCGAGGGGGACCTGGTGATCGGAGCCGACGGCAGGCATTCGATGGTTCGCGATGTTGTCGGTGCGGGGCGCGGGGAGCCGACCGGCTGGTGCAGTTGGCAGGGACTGACAACCCTCCCGAATGGCGCCGATGAGCACGTCGCCTTCGTCGTCATCGGTGAGCACGGGAGCCTCGGCCTATGGCCAGCCGGAGGCTCCGAGGTGCAGTGGTGGTTCGACCTGCCCTGGTCGTCTGGTTTTGTCCGGCCGGCACGCCCGATCGACATGATCCGGTCTACGTTCGCCGGGTGGTCCGAGCCCGTCGATCGAGTGCTCGCGACGCTCACCGACGACGATCTGGCCCATTCGCCCTATCCCCATTTCCGGCATCCCATTCCCCGACCGGGCCACGGCGCGCTGACCCTGCTCGGCGATGCGGCTCACACCATGCCGCCCACCCTGGCGCAAGGGGCCAACCAGGCGCTGCTCGACACGATGGTGCTGTGCAAGGCGGTTTCGGAATTTCAGCGCGGCGCCAACACGGACCTGCCCGATGCGCTGCGCTGGTATGAGAAGACCCGCCGACGCCGTGCTGCGGCCGTGTCCCGGGTTGCCTCGCTTCAGGTTTCGCACGGTGAGACCGTGCTGAGGACGGCGGCGATGGTCTCGGACCGTTTCATGACGTGGGCACTAGCGACGTTCTTACAGTCGGTGAGTCATCGCCGGATGGCCGCTGACATCGACCGGGGACATACCGCCGACACAGCCTGCCGGCCGTGA
- a CDS encoding ImmA/IrrE family metallo-endopeptidase, whose protein sequence is MPKMRCLTTDLRSTRELQAIHKQCTRKLADLGLDTLTTVEDIRARASELSERDIQLVPYALSGSGVHGLLVRTDATDYVVYDSDTTTMHREHIILHELSHVMCGHTGASSRELAEILCRESYLDDQEVEAEMLASMMGQRVSPDSHRPIPVTNANLRRILASLVLEGSPAAP, encoded by the coding sequence ATGCCGAAGATGCGTTGTCTCACAACAGATCTACGGTCCACTCGCGAACTTCAGGCGATCCACAAGCAATGCACCCGCAAGCTTGCGGATCTGGGCCTGGATACGCTGACCACCGTCGAGGACATCCGCGCCCGGGCCAGTGAGCTCAGCGAGCGTGATATCCAGCTCGTGCCCTACGCGCTCTCCGGCAGCGGCGTGCACGGCCTGCTGGTCCGCACCGACGCCACCGACTACGTGGTGTACGACAGCGACACCACCACCATGCATCGCGAGCACATCATCCTGCACGAACTGAGCCATGTGATGTGCGGACACACTGGGGCAAGCAGCCGTGAACTGGCCGAAATCCTTTGCCGCGAAAGCTATTTGGATGACCAGGAAGTCGAGGCGGAGATGCTCGCCTCCATGATGGGGCAGCGCGTCAGCCCCGACAGCCACCGTCCCATCCCCGTCACCAACGCCAACCTCCGGCGCATCCTGGCATCACTCGTGCTGGAAGGCTCACCGGCGGCACCGTGA
- a CDS encoding class I SAM-dependent methyltransferase, producing the protein MKHRNPLFPYVYRLGMPIFDRLFYRRYRREAMSLAMGRLLIVGVGPGTDLMFLPSAVTSVAAVEPEAAMRRMAGSLARRRGLDVDILDGVGESIPFPDNSFDSVHVGLVLCSVDDVAATLGEIRRVLVPGGRLVVLEHVRGDGVMGRFQDLIATPWSWLASGCEPNRRTVEAIAAAGFDTRGLRNVRRTLVPPPCTPHLQGVATVVE; encoded by the coding sequence GTGAAGCATCGTAATCCGTTGTTCCCCTATGTATATCGGCTCGGCATGCCGATATTCGACCGGCTGTTCTATCGCCGATACCGGCGTGAAGCGATGAGTCTTGCGATGGGCAGACTGCTGATCGTGGGCGTTGGCCCGGGAACCGACCTCATGTTTCTTCCGTCCGCGGTGACATCGGTCGCGGCGGTCGAGCCGGAGGCGGCGATGCGTCGGATGGCTGGCTCCCTTGCGCGCCGCCGCGGCCTGGACGTCGACATCCTGGACGGAGTCGGAGAGTCGATACCATTCCCGGACAACAGTTTCGACTCGGTGCATGTCGGCCTGGTGCTGTGCTCGGTGGACGATGTGGCCGCAACCCTCGGCGAGATCCGGCGGGTGCTCGTCCCGGGAGGCAGGTTGGTGGTCCTCGAGCATGTCCGCGGGGACGGCGTGATGGGGCGATTTCAGGATCTGATCGCCACGCCATGGTCGTGGCTTGCCTCCGGGTGCGAGCCGAACCGCCGGACCGTCGAAGCGATTGCCGCAGCCGGATTCGATACCAGGGGACTGCGCAACGTTCGGCGAACCCTGGTGCCGCCGCCGTGTACACCTCACCTGCAAGGCGTCGCCACTGTAGTCGAATAA
- a CDS encoding DUF4389 domain-containing protein yields the protein MRGAIDAPSRWLFLVKWCVLAVPHYPILIVLYVMYPVLTAVAGIAILFTGRYPRIIFDFNVGVLRWSWRVMNYRFPMNSTDRYPPFTLAARPDYPGELEVDYPEQLSQWAVLVKLILALPQIIICWAMEPLLQVLAVISAVRLLARGTVSPGMFDLLMGIVRWRYRVAVYVSLMCDEYPPFRMDLGGGDT from the coding sequence GTGCGAGGTGCGATCGACGCGCCCTCACGCTGGCTCTTTCTCGTCAAATGGTGTGTGCTGGCGGTTCCGCACTACCCGATATTGATCGTCCTTTATGTCATGTATCCGGTATTGACGGCCGTCGCCGGTATCGCGATCTTGTTCACCGGGCGATATCCGCGGATCATCTTCGATTTCAACGTCGGGGTGCTGCGCTGGTCCTGGCGGGTGATGAACTACCGGTTTCCGATGAACAGCACAGATAGGTACCCGCCTTTCACGCTCGCCGCGCGGCCCGACTATCCGGGCGAACTGGAAGTCGACTATCCGGAACAACTTTCCCAGTGGGCGGTGCTGGTGAAGCTGATACTGGCACTGCCGCAGATCATCATCTGCTGGGCCATGGAGCCACTGCTGCAGGTTCTGGCCGTGATTTCCGCGGTGCGGTTGTTGGCCAGAGGCACGGTGTCGCCAGGCATGTTCGACCTCCTCATGGGAATCGTGCGGTGGCGTTACCGGGTGGCGGTGTACGTCTCGTTGATGTGCGACGAATATCCGCCATTTCGAATGGATTTGGGTGGTGGTGACACGTGA
- a CDS encoding transcriptional regulator, translated as MATTSPPQVSFQDAKSADANLADRINALFHSHRRPDGRMWTNDEVANGIKKSSPGIKVGGAYLSALRTGKRARPAIDLLGALADFFRVPLSVLTDPERTYSLDERLGALDETTRDEVELIALRAIGLNKQSLETVAAVLDHVRALQGLPTVDNSVNNGQ; from the coding sequence ATGGCCACGACGAGCCCGCCGCAGGTGTCCTTTCAGGACGCCAAATCCGCCGACGCGAACCTTGCTGATCGCATCAATGCGCTCTTCCATTCGCATCGGCGGCCCGACGGGCGCATGTGGACCAATGACGAGGTCGCCAACGGCATCAAGAAGTCCAGCCCCGGCATCAAGGTGGGCGGTGCCTACCTCTCGGCGCTGCGCACCGGTAAGCGCGCCCGTCCCGCCATCGACCTGCTCGGGGCATTGGCCGATTTCTTCCGCGTACCGCTCTCGGTTCTCACCGACCCAGAGCGCACCTACTCGCTCGATGAGCGCCTCGGCGCCCTGGATGAGACCACCCGGGACGAGGTGGAGCTGATCGCGTTGCGCGCGATCGGCCTGAACAAGCAGAGCCTGGAAACTGTCGCCGCCGTGCTCGATCACGTGCGCGCGCTGCAGGGCCTGCCCACGGTAGACAACTCGGTCAATAACGGGCAGTAA
- a CDS encoding fatty acyl-AMP ligase — MSDGVAVRQNGIEDYLDADGAIDLPPGSTLLSNFEHNIAEFGSTAAYRYLDFTRDDDGVAIELSWTTLSTRMRAIGARLQQVTQPGDRVAILAPQGIDYVIGFFAAIQAGNIAVPLFAPELPGHTERLDAVLSDATPSVILTTDAAAESVNAFLRKLPRQRRPRVIAIDAVPDSVGATFIPAALDTEDIAYLQYTSGSTRTPAGVEITHRAACTNVLQMILAGGLDQNIRSVSWLPLYHDMGLIMILFPPLCGGHITLMSPLAFVRRPRRWIKQLATESAYGRVFAAAPNFAFELAAQRGRPPAGETWDLSNVAGLLNGSEPVTLSAIEKFNEAFAPYGFPPTAIKPSYGMAEATLSVATIAPDERPSMIYLDRTQLAEDRAVPVSADAPTAVAHVSCGQVISSQWLVIVDPRTGAELPEGEIGEIWLHGDNIGRGYWGRTQETEATFHNRLRSRLEHRSHATGTSADSRWLRTGDLGVYLNDSLYVTGRIKDLVIIDGRNHYPQDIEATASASSPAVRSGYVAAFSVAANQLAEAAIADTSERLVIVAERAPGSGRVEQSPVAEVIRAAISRTHALPVADVRLVAAGAIPRTTSGKLARRACQAEYLAGVYG, encoded by the coding sequence ATGTCAGACGGAGTGGCCGTTCGCCAGAACGGAATTGAAGATTATCTCGACGCCGATGGCGCCATCGACCTCCCTCCCGGCAGCACTCTGCTCTCGAACTTCGAACACAACATCGCCGAGTTCGGCAGTACCGCCGCCTACCGCTACCTCGACTTCACGCGTGACGACGATGGCGTGGCCATCGAACTGAGCTGGACCACGCTCAGCACCCGGATGCGGGCCATCGGCGCACGCCTGCAGCAGGTCACCCAACCGGGCGATCGGGTCGCGATCCTGGCGCCACAGGGCATTGACTACGTCATCGGGTTCTTCGCCGCCATCCAGGCCGGAAACATCGCGGTTCCCCTCTTCGCCCCCGAGCTGCCCGGCCACACCGAACGCCTCGATGCGGTGCTCTCCGACGCGACGCCGTCGGTCATCTTGACCACCGATGCGGCCGCCGAATCGGTAAACGCCTTCCTGCGCAAGCTTCCCCGTCAGCGCCGGCCACGCGTCATCGCCATCGACGCGGTACCGGACTCGGTGGGGGCGACATTCATCCCCGCAGCGCTCGATACCGAGGACATCGCCTACCTGCAGTACACCTCGGGTTCCACACGCACTCCGGCCGGCGTGGAAATCACTCACCGCGCGGCGTGTACGAACGTTCTGCAGATGATCCTGGCCGGCGGCCTGGATCAGAACATCCGTAGCGTGAGCTGGCTGCCGCTATATCACGACATGGGTCTGATCATGATCCTGTTTCCCCCGCTGTGCGGCGGTCACATCACCCTGATGTCCCCGTTGGCCTTCGTGCGGCGCCCACGACGCTGGATCAAACAGCTCGCCACCGAGTCCGCGTACGGACGGGTGTTCGCCGCCGCCCCGAACTTCGCCTTCGAACTCGCCGCACAGCGCGGCCGCCCGCCGGCCGGCGAAACCTGGGACCTGTCCAATGTCGCGGGCCTGCTCAACGGATCCGAACCGGTCACCCTCTCGGCGATCGAGAAATTCAACGAGGCCTTCGCCCCCTACGGATTTCCGCCCACCGCCATCAAGCCGTCCTACGGCATGGCAGAGGCGACGCTCTCCGTGGCCACCATCGCCCCCGACGAACGCCCCAGCATGATCTACCTGGACCGCACGCAGCTCGCCGAGGACCGTGCCGTCCCTGTGTCCGCTGACGCCCCCACCGCGGTAGCCCACGTCTCCTGCGGTCAGGTGATCTCGAGCCAGTGGCTGGTGATCGTCGACCCCCGCACCGGAGCCGAACTGCCCGAAGGAGAGATCGGTGAGATCTGGCTCCATGGCGACAACATCGGTCGCGGGTACTGGGGCCGCACCCAGGAGACCGAGGCAACCTTCCACAACAGGCTGCGCTCCCGGCTCGAACACCGCAGCCATGCCACCGGAACCTCGGCGGACAGCCGTTGGCTGCGCACCGGGGATCTCGGGGTGTACCTCAACGACAGCCTGTACGTCACCGGGCGCATCAAAGACCTTGTCATCATCGACGGACGCAACCACTACCCCCAGGACATCGAGGCGACCGCCTCGGCGTCCTCGCCCGCCGTCCGCTCCGGATACGTCGCGGCGTTCTCCGTGGCGGCCAATCAGCTCGCCGAGGCCGCCATCGCCGACACCAGCGAGCGGCTGGTGATCGTCGCCGAACGGGCGCCCGGATCCGGACGCGTGGAGCAATCACCGGTAGCCGAAGTCATCCGCGCCGCCATCTCACGCACGCACGCCCTGCCGGTGGCCGATGTACGGCTGGTCGCCGCGGGCGCGATTCCCCGCACCACCAGTGGAAAGCTCGCGCGCCGGGCCTGCCAGGCCGAGTATCTCGCGGGCGTATACGGCTAA
- a CDS encoding ATP-dependent nuclease codes for MTAVTKSGSEFDLDGLTVLVGPNNSGKSTTLRDIYSYAIADPHNQPILLDRLVPASPMTPESLRAIASGYNPDGFKYRGIAPDLRSRHNFESDTPNLEYWISEELAGNRPHFRENFGRYDVALLNAESRLELAKASDSHDASRDTPNNMLQMLYRKKEIQAALNDVFFSTFNHHITFDYSGLAKLYLRVSQTELILPESAEDANPLLAQVPQLDVQGDGMRSFTAVVLSILLTENRIVLLDEPDAFLHPEQARRLGRWIADRASGDQQIVIATHNAHFLQGMVSSQKPPQIIRLNRNSPTTTEFKRMSNATVKKLGADPLLSSQRVVEAIFHSQTIVCEADSDRTIYQAVAAQELGNNQVLFVNAQNKQTCAKVVETLNDADIQARSVVDFDILRIADELAVLMGAHEVPVEVQASVEEARKEICAAIEETVEPGEATGVADGLRELADRISNESLSKKKLESAVGELLGKSKWSPVKATGVSALEPAVQAKASFVISALEGYGIWIVPVGELESWISLEQTKSKWVTRALEVIYAKGTPEPLKKFVTRLLAPKAQTDGASVGGAEDVVP; via the coding sequence TTGACGGCGGTCACCAAGAGCGGGAGCGAGTTTGATCTTGATGGGTTGACGGTACTGGTCGGACCGAACAATTCAGGAAAATCGACTACTTTGCGTGACATCTATTCGTACGCAATCGCTGACCCACACAATCAACCGATTCTACTTGACAGATTAGTGCCGGCTTCTCCAATGACACCTGAGTCGCTGCGGGCGATAGCGAGCGGCTATAACCCCGATGGATTCAAATATCGTGGTATTGCTCCTGACTTGCGAAGCAGGCACAATTTCGAATCCGACACGCCCAACCTGGAATACTGGATTTCTGAGGAGCTCGCAGGTAATCGTCCTCATTTTCGTGAAAATTTTGGTCGATACGACGTGGCTCTTCTTAATGCCGAGTCGCGGCTAGAGTTGGCAAAAGCATCCGATTCACACGATGCGTCTCGAGACACACCGAACAACATGCTGCAAATGCTCTACAGGAAGAAAGAGATCCAAGCAGCTTTAAATGATGTATTTTTTTCAACATTTAACCATCACATAACCTTTGATTACTCGGGCCTTGCAAAATTATATTTACGTGTCTCGCAGACCGAGCTAATACTTCCAGAGAGTGCCGAGGATGCAAATCCTTTGCTAGCGCAAGTGCCGCAGCTAGATGTGCAAGGTGATGGAATGCGCAGCTTCACGGCAGTTGTGCTTAGTATCCTACTCACTGAAAACAGGATCGTTCTGCTTGACGAGCCGGATGCGTTCCTGCATCCCGAACAGGCACGGCGTCTCGGTCGGTGGATAGCGGATCGTGCATCAGGTGACCAGCAGATTGTAATCGCGACTCACAATGCGCATTTCTTGCAGGGAATGGTCTCATCCCAGAAGCCGCCACAAATTATAAGGCTGAACCGCAATTCTCCAACTACCACCGAGTTTAAGCGGATGTCAAATGCTACGGTAAAGAAATTAGGGGCTGACCCTCTACTGTCTAGTCAGAGAGTGGTTGAAGCGATTTTCCATTCTCAAACGATTGTATGTGAGGCCGACAGTGACAGGACTATTTATCAAGCCGTTGCAGCCCAAGAACTTGGCAATAATCAGGTTTTGTTTGTAAATGCGCAAAATAAGCAGACGTGCGCCAAGGTAGTTGAGACACTCAACGATGCCGATATTCAGGCGCGTTCGGTAGTCGATTTTGACATTCTCCGGATAGCTGATGAACTGGCGGTACTGATGGGGGCGCATGAAGTGCCTGTTGAAGTCCAAGCAAGTGTCGAGGAGGCTCGCAAAGAGATTTGTGCCGCAATTGAGGAGACAGTCGAACCTGGCGAGGCAACGGGCGTCGCAGACGGTTTAAGAGAGCTTGCAGATCGGATTTCAAACGAGTCGTTAAGCAAAAAGAAGCTCGAGTCGGCCGTAGGTGAGCTATTAGGCAAGAGCAAGTGGTCTCCGGTCAAAGCCACTGGCGTTTCGGCACTGGAACCTGCGGTCCAAGCCAAGGCTAGTTTCGTGATCAGTGCGCTCGAAGGCTACGGAATTTGGATAGTTCCAGTTGGCGAGCTTGAGAGTTGGATTTCTCTTGAGCAAACGAAGAGCAAGTGGGTCACACGAGCGCTCGAAGTAATTTATGCAAAGGGAACGCCGGAGCCGTTGAAAAAGTTTGTCACAAGGCTGCTCGCTCCGAAGGCGCAGACTGATGGTGCCTCGGTCGGCGGAGCCGAAGATGTGGTTCCCTAG
- a CDS encoding ABC transporter permease encodes MAVSAMYLVAIFGIFGSITGSVNRLADGVAGVAALEVSGITDAGFPEAVLADVTEIPGVATAAPMIRMSAPTDTEPVLLFGADDRSAALEGALKDAVGVKVDAPSRTAAGVQIGPSVGHAKGDTFRLGSGSVTVAEVLQGKQLADLNGGHYVLAALPLAQEVTGRQGQLDSILVTTTPGADLAAVRDGVTTAVNGRAIVADPSLRAVRAGDGVKLMNYMALMGAAVALVVGAFLIYTTMTMAIAQRRPVISMLRAIGGGRVTIVRDMLAEAAILGLIGGAIGSALGILLGRKAIGRLPPTVTQGLEARIEYWLPDYAIPAAVAATVLTSVAASAMAARQVYKVSPIEALAPVGVSVADNVPRWLRIVSGVVAVAVLAASLLTVLYRPGALAFVAIAALFVAEIALGFALAGPIVGATATVARVFGAPGALAAPTVQRAPRRVWATVMTVLIAVVTTVVITGTNNDMIRSARDIFAPVADVDVWVSANSPDRYPTDVLPQGLTEKVAAVPGVANVVEGASGFAVIGGTRVMLNGFSAGTHDPLFRALGERVRHDVLAGRGVVLSQNLGKTLGVRVGDELELQTPHGPQRTPVLALVPYFSTVIGTVGMSLERMRAWFDRPGTTTLQVTAVEGTDPGRLLADVRAVVPAPNYVYDGRAALAGLEAPLHQSMLIANAVWIIVVFVAAVALLNTLTLSVLERRREIGVLRAMGSSRRYTLGMVLAEAAAIGVVGGVAGLLVGLVDQWLFSLVSGTIMNFTVTFRPSPMAVAFTVGALAISLLGSVPPARRAARLNIIEAISVE; translated from the coding sequence ATGGCAGTTTCCGCAATGTATCTCGTGGCGATATTCGGCATCTTCGGGTCGATCACCGGATCGGTCAACCGGCTGGCGGACGGAGTCGCCGGAGTCGCCGCACTCGAGGTATCGGGTATCACCGATGCGGGGTTCCCCGAAGCGGTCTTGGCCGATGTCACCGAGATTCCCGGCGTGGCGACCGCGGCACCGATGATCCGGATGTCCGCACCCACCGATACCGAACCGGTTCTACTGTTCGGCGCCGACGACCGCAGCGCCGCACTGGAAGGCGCCCTGAAAGATGCTGTCGGAGTCAAGGTTGACGCACCGTCGCGGACGGCCGCCGGTGTCCAGATCGGACCGTCCGTCGGCCACGCGAAAGGCGATACATTCCGGCTCGGCTCAGGTTCGGTGACCGTCGCCGAGGTGCTCCAGGGCAAGCAACTCGCGGATCTCAACGGCGGGCACTACGTGCTCGCCGCACTGCCGTTGGCGCAGGAGGTCACCGGACGGCAAGGTCAGCTCGACTCGATCCTGGTCACCACGACACCGGGCGCGGATCTAGCCGCAGTCCGGGACGGGGTCACCACCGCCGTGAACGGCCGGGCGATCGTCGCCGATCCGAGCCTGCGGGCGGTCCGGGCCGGCGACGGCGTCAAGCTCATGAACTACATGGCCCTGATGGGCGCGGCCGTCGCGTTGGTGGTCGGGGCCTTCCTGATCTACACGACGATGACCATGGCGATTGCCCAACGCCGCCCGGTCATCTCGATGCTGCGCGCAATCGGCGGCGGCCGCGTGACGATCGTTCGCGACATGCTCGCCGAGGCCGCGATCCTCGGGCTGATCGGCGGCGCCATCGGTTCGGCCCTCGGAATACTGCTGGGACGAAAGGCGATTGGCCGTTTGCCGCCGACGGTAACCCAGGGGCTCGAAGCCCGTATCGAGTACTGGCTGCCCGACTACGCGATTCCGGCCGCCGTCGCCGCGACGGTACTCACCAGCGTTGCCGCGTCGGCGATGGCCGCACGGCAGGTATACAAAGTGTCACCGATCGAGGCGCTGGCACCCGTCGGAGTTTCCGTGGCCGACAACGTGCCGCGTTGGCTGCGTATCGTCAGCGGAGTCGTGGCGGTGGCAGTGTTGGCAGCGTCGCTCCTGACAGTGCTCTACCGACCAGGGGCGCTCGCCTTCGTCGCGATCGCCGCCCTGTTCGTCGCCGAGATCGCCTTGGGTTTCGCGCTCGCCGGACCCATCGTCGGCGCGACAGCCACGGTGGCACGAGTGTTCGGTGCGCCCGGGGCGCTGGCGGCGCCGACGGTCCAGCGCGCGCCGCGGCGGGTGTGGGCCACCGTGATGACCGTGCTCATCGCCGTGGTCACCACCGTGGTCATCACCGGGACGAACAACGACATGATCCGATCTGCGCGCGACATCTTCGCGCCCGTCGCCGATGTCGATGTCTGGGTGAGCGCCAACTCACCCGACCGCTACCCCACTGACGTTCTGCCGCAAGGTCTTACCGAGAAGGTGGCTGCGGTCCCTGGCGTCGCGAATGTCGTCGAAGGCGCCTCCGGATTCGCCGTCATCGGCGGCACCCGCGTGATGCTCAATGGATTCTCCGCCGGCACCCACGATCCGCTTTTCCGTGCGCTGGGCGAACGGGTACGTCATGACGTGCTCGCCGGCCGGGGCGTGGTGCTCTCCCAGAACCTGGGCAAGACTCTCGGCGTCCGGGTGGGCGACGAGCTGGAGCTGCAAACGCCCCACGGTCCGCAGCGCACGCCCGTGCTGGCCCTGGTGCCCTATTTCTCGACGGTCATCGGCACCGTCGGGATGAGCCTGGAACGCATGCGGGCATGGTTTGACCGCCCGGGCACGACGACACTGCAAGTCACCGCCGTCGAGGGCACTGATCCGGGACGCCTGCTGGCCGACGTTCGCGCTGTGGTGCCCGCACCGAACTACGTGTACGACGGCCGCGCGGCGTTGGCCGGTTTGGAAGCCCCACTGCACCAGAGCATGCTGATCGCCAACGCCGTGTGGATCATCGTGGTGTTCGTCGCCGCGGTCGCGCTGCTGAACACGTTGACGCTTTCGGTACTCGAACGACGCCGAGAAATCGGTGTGCTGCGGGCGATGGGATCCAGCCGCCGGTACACCTTGGGCATGGTTCTTGCCGAGGCCGCGGCCATCGGCGTCGTGGGCGGTGTCGCGGGGCTGCTGGTCGGTCTGGTCGATCAGTGGCTGTTCAGCCTCGTCAGCGGCACCATCATGAACTTCACCGTCACCTTCCGGCCGAGCCCGATGGCGGTGGCCTTCACCGTGGGCGCGCTGGCGATCAGCCTGCTGGGCTCGGTCCCGCCCGCACGCCGCGCGGCGCGGCTCAACATCATCGAGGCCATCAGCGTCGAATAA